In a genomic window of Anomalospiza imberbis isolate Cuckoo-Finch-1a 21T00152 chromosome 5, ASM3175350v1, whole genome shotgun sequence:
- the KCTD17 gene encoding BTB/POZ domain-containing protein KCTD17 isoform X7 has protein sequence MRMEGREEMQDAVGLRCTWDIPPPAGTQAKWVRLNVGGTVFLTTRQTLCREQKSFLCRLCQGEELQSDRDETGAYLIDRDPTYFGPILNFLRHGKLVLDKDMAEEGILEEAEFYNIGPLIRIIKDRMEEKDYTVTQVPPKHVYRVLQCQEEELTQMVSTMSDGWRFEQLVNIGSSYNYGNEDQTEFLCVVSKELYNSPNGLSSEPSHKAKVCYLSALPAPGSLSSA, from the exons atgaggatggagggcagggaggagatGCAGGACGCTGTGGGGCTACGCTGCACTTGGGACATTCCGCCACCCGCTGGCACCCAGGCCAAGTGGGTGAGGCTCAATGTGGGGGGCACCGTCTTCCTCACCACCAGGCAGACCCTGTGTCGGGAGCAGAAATCTTTCCTGTGTCGTTTGTGCCAGGGCGAGGAGCTGCAGTCGGACCGG GATGAAACTGGTGCATACCTAATAGATCGGGACCCCACTTACTTTGGACCGATTCTGAATTTCCTCCGTCATGGGAAACTGGTCCTGGATAAAGATATGGCTGAAGAGG GGATCCTTGAAGAAGCTGAGTTCTATAACATTGGTCCTTTGATCCGAATAATCAAGGATCGAATGGAGGAGAAGGACTACACAGTAACACAG GTGCCTCCTAAGCATGTCTACCGTGTGCTGCAGTGCCAGGAAGAGGAGCTCACTCAGATGGTTTCCACTATGTCAGATGGATGGCGCTTTGAGCAG CTTGTGAACATTGGCTCATCCTATAATTATGGGAATGAGGATCAGACAGAATTCCTGTGTGTGGTCTCCAAGGAGTTGTACAACTCCCCCAATGGCCTGAGCTCTGAGCCCAGCCACAAAGCCAAG gTATGTTACCTGTCTgcactcccagctcctggcagcctgagctctgCATGA
- the KCTD17 gene encoding BTB/POZ domain-containing protein KCTD17 isoform X6, with the protein MRMEGREEMQDAVGLRCTWDIPPPAGTQAKWVRLNVGGTVFLTTRQTLCREQKSFLCRLCQGEELQSDRDETGAYLIDRDPTYFGPILNFLRHGKLVLDKDMAEEGILEEAEFYNIGPLIRIIKDRMEEKDYTVTQVPPKHVYRVLQCQEEELTQMVSTMSDGWRFEQLVNIGSSYNYGNEDQTEFLCVVSKELYNSPNGLSSEPSHKAKNTEEDLEEEEQEVEEEAEAEAEAEEKGAANP; encoded by the exons atgaggatggagggcagggaggagatGCAGGACGCTGTGGGGCTACGCTGCACTTGGGACATTCCGCCACCCGCTGGCACCCAGGCCAAGTGGGTGAGGCTCAATGTGGGGGGCACCGTCTTCCTCACCACCAGGCAGACCCTGTGTCGGGAGCAGAAATCTTTCCTGTGTCGTTTGTGCCAGGGCGAGGAGCTGCAGTCGGACCGG GATGAAACTGGTGCATACCTAATAGATCGGGACCCCACTTACTTTGGACCGATTCTGAATTTCCTCCGTCATGGGAAACTGGTCCTGGATAAAGATATGGCTGAAGAGG GGATCCTTGAAGAAGCTGAGTTCTATAACATTGGTCCTTTGATCCGAATAATCAAGGATCGAATGGAGGAGAAGGACTACACAGTAACACAG GTGCCTCCTAAGCATGTCTACCGTGTGCTGCAGTGCCAGGAAGAGGAGCTCACTCAGATGGTTTCCACTATGTCAGATGGATGGCGCTTTGAGCAG CTTGTGAACATTGGCTCATCCTATAATTATGGGAATGAGGATCAGACAGAATTCCTGTGTGTGGTCTCCAAGGAGTTGTACAACTCCCCCAATGGCCTGAGCTCTGAGCCCAGCCACAAAGCCAAG AACACAGAGGAGGAcctggaggaggaagagcaggaggtggaggaggaggcagaggcagaagcagaagcagaggagaaaggTGCAGCAAATCCCTGA
- the KCTD17 gene encoding BTB/POZ domain-containing protein KCTD17 isoform X3, whose product MRMEGREEMQDAVGLRCTWDIPPPAGTQAKWVRLNVGGTVFLTTRQTLCREQKSFLCRLCQGEELQSDRDETGAYLIDRDPTYFGPILNFLRHGKLVLDKDMAEEGILEEAEFYNIGPLIRIIKDRMEEKDYTVTQVPPKHVYRVLQCQEEELTQMVSTMSDGWRFEQLVNIGSSYNYGNEDQTEFLCVVSKELYNSPNGLSSEPSHKAKTVHLFGIVLNSLPADPPSCSLPCPSQHCHLPPTLPHSPASSILPSALFVPQGSEWSLPRALFLSAPHFSSSAGMLPVCTPSSWQPELCMSDSLPTCGCYKPEI is encoded by the exons atgaggatggagggcagggaggagatGCAGGACGCTGTGGGGCTACGCTGCACTTGGGACATTCCGCCACCCGCTGGCACCCAGGCCAAGTGGGTGAGGCTCAATGTGGGGGGCACCGTCTTCCTCACCACCAGGCAGACCCTGTGTCGGGAGCAGAAATCTTTCCTGTGTCGTTTGTGCCAGGGCGAGGAGCTGCAGTCGGACCGG GATGAAACTGGTGCATACCTAATAGATCGGGACCCCACTTACTTTGGACCGATTCTGAATTTCCTCCGTCATGGGAAACTGGTCCTGGATAAAGATATGGCTGAAGAGG GGATCCTTGAAGAAGCTGAGTTCTATAACATTGGTCCTTTGATCCGAATAATCAAGGATCGAATGGAGGAGAAGGACTACACAGTAACACAG GTGCCTCCTAAGCATGTCTACCGTGTGCTGCAGTGCCAGGAAGAGGAGCTCACTCAGATGGTTTCCACTATGTCAGATGGATGGCGCTTTGAGCAG CTTGTGAACATTGGCTCATCCTATAATTATGGGAATGAGGATCAGACAGAATTCCTGTGTGTGGTCTCCAAGGAGTTGTACAACTCCCCCAATGGCCTGAGCTCTGAGCCCAGCCACAAAGCCAAG acTGTCCATCTATTCGGGATTGTGCTAAACTCTCTTCCTGCGgaccctccctcctgctcccttccGTGTCCATCCCAGCACTGTCATCTACCTCCCACATTGCCCCACTCGCCAGCCTCCAGCAtccttccctctgctctctTTGTCCCTCAGGGCTCAGAGTGGTCTCTGCCCAGGGCCCTGTTTCTCTCTGCTCCTCActtttcctcctctgcaggTATGTTACCTGTCTgcactcccagctcctggcagcctgagctctgCATGAGTGACTCACTTCCCACTTGTGG CTGTTACAAGCCAGAGATCTGA
- the MPST gene encoding 3-mercaptopyruvate sulfurtransferase isoform X2 has protein sequence MSQQLLYRALVSAKWLSEAIKSQQAGLALRIVDASWYLPKMKRDPKREFEERHIPGAVFFDIDQCSDRTSPYDHMLPKANDFAEYVGKLGVGNDSHVVVYDGSDQGLFSAPRVWWMFRVFGHEAVSLLDGGLKNWQREGNALSSGKTQVAPSEFHASLDKSLVKTYEDVLDNLDSRSFQLVDARAAGRFRGVEPEPRDGIEPGHVPGSTSIPFTDFLTESGLEKTPEQIRTLFQEKKVDLLKPVVATCGSGVTACHVALGAYLCGKPDVAVYDGAWVEWYMRAQPENIISEGKGKTV, from the exons ATGTCGCAACAACTCCTTTACCGAGCTCTGGTGTCTGCAAAATGGCTTTCAGAAGCCATCAAGTCCCAGCAAGCTGGCCTGGCCTTGAGAATCGTGGATGCATCCTGGTATTTGCCAAAGATGAAGCGTGATCCGAAGCGGGAGTTTGAGGAGCGCCACATCCCCGGTGCGGTTTTCTTCGACATTGACCAGTGCAGTGACCGAACCTCACCTTACGATCACATGCTGCCTAAGGCGAATGACTTTGCCGAGTATGTGGGGAAGCTGGGTGTGGGGAATGATTCCCATGTTGTGGTGTATGATGGCAGCGACCAAGGTCTCTTCTCAGCACCTCGGGTGTGGTGGATGTTCCGGGTCTTTGGACACGAAGCCGTCTCCCTTCTGGATGGTGGTCTGAAGAACTGGCAGCGAGAGGGGAATGCACTTAGCTCTGGGAAAACCCAGGTAGCTCCATCTGAGTTCCATGCCTCCTTGGACAAGTCCCTGGTGAAAACATATGAGGACGTCTTAGATAACTTGGATTCCCGTAGCTTCCAACTAGTGGATGCCCGTGCTGCAGGACGGTTCCGGGGAGTAGAGCCAGAGCCCCGAGACG GAATTGAGCCTGGTCATGTCCCTGGGTCGACGAGCATCCCCTTCACTGATTTCCTCACAGAGTCTGGCTTAGAGAAGACCCCTGAGCAGATCCGCACTCTGTTCCAGGAGAAGAAGGTGGACCTCTTAAAGCCAGTGGTAGCCACATGTGGCTCTGGGGTCACTGCCTGCCATGTGGCTCTGGGGGCCTACCTCTGTGGCAAGCCAGATGTTGCAGTGTACGACGGGGCCTGGGTGGAATGGTACATGAGGGCACAGcctgaaaatattatttctgagggaaaggggaaaacagTGTAA
- the KCTD17 gene encoding BTB/POZ domain-containing protein KCTD17 isoform X1 codes for MRMEGREEMQDAVGLRCTWDIPPPAGTQAKWVRLNVGGTVFLTTRQTLCREQKSFLCRLCQGEELQSDRDETGAYLIDRDPTYFGPILNFLRHGKLVLDKDMAEEGILEEAEFYNIGPLIRIIKDRMEEKDYTVTQVPPKHVYRVLQCQEEELTQMVSTMSDGWRFEQLVNIGSSYNYGNEDQTEFLCVVSKELYNSPNGLSSEPSHKAKNTEEDLEEEEQEVEEEAEAEAEAEEKDCPSIRDCAKLSSCGPSLLLPSVSIPALSSTSHIAPLASLQHPSLCSLCPSGLRVVSAQGPVSLCSSLFLLCRYVTCLHSQLLAA; via the exons atgaggatggagggcagggaggagatGCAGGACGCTGTGGGGCTACGCTGCACTTGGGACATTCCGCCACCCGCTGGCACCCAGGCCAAGTGGGTGAGGCTCAATGTGGGGGGCACCGTCTTCCTCACCACCAGGCAGACCCTGTGTCGGGAGCAGAAATCTTTCCTGTGTCGTTTGTGCCAGGGCGAGGAGCTGCAGTCGGACCGG GATGAAACTGGTGCATACCTAATAGATCGGGACCCCACTTACTTTGGACCGATTCTGAATTTCCTCCGTCATGGGAAACTGGTCCTGGATAAAGATATGGCTGAAGAGG GGATCCTTGAAGAAGCTGAGTTCTATAACATTGGTCCTTTGATCCGAATAATCAAGGATCGAATGGAGGAGAAGGACTACACAGTAACACAG GTGCCTCCTAAGCATGTCTACCGTGTGCTGCAGTGCCAGGAAGAGGAGCTCACTCAGATGGTTTCCACTATGTCAGATGGATGGCGCTTTGAGCAG CTTGTGAACATTGGCTCATCCTATAATTATGGGAATGAGGATCAGACAGAATTCCTGTGTGTGGTCTCCAAGGAGTTGTACAACTCCCCCAATGGCCTGAGCTCTGAGCCCAGCCACAAAGCCAAG AACACAGAGGAGGAcctggaggaggaagagcaggaggtggaggaggaggcagaggcagaagcagaagcagaggagaaag acTGTCCATCTATTCGGGATTGTGCTAAACTCTCTTCCTGCGgaccctccctcctgctcccttccGTGTCCATCCCAGCACTGTCATCTACCTCCCACATTGCCCCACTCGCCAGCCTCCAGCAtccttccctctgctctctTTGTCCCTCAGGGCTCAGAGTGGTCTCTGCCCAGGGCCCTGTTTCTCTCTGCTCCTCActtttcctcctctgcaggTATGTTACCTGTCTgcactcccagctcctggcagcctga
- the KCTD17 gene encoding BTB/POZ domain-containing protein KCTD17 isoform X4 translates to MRMEGREEMQDAVGLRCTWDIPPPAGTQAKWVRLNVGGTVFLTTRQTLCREQKSFLCRLCQGEELQSDRDETGAYLIDRDPTYFGPILNFLRHGKLVLDKDMAEEGILEEAEFYNIGPLIRIIKDRMEEKDYTVTQVPPKHVYRVLQCQEEELTQMVSTMSDGWRFEQLVNIGSSYNYGNEDQTEFLCVVSKELYNSPNGLSSEPSHKAKTVHLFGIVLNSLPADPPSCSLPCPSQHCHLPPTLPHSPASSILPSALFVPQGSEWSLPRALFLSAPHFSSSAAVTSQRSEDVI, encoded by the exons atgaggatggagggcagggaggagatGCAGGACGCTGTGGGGCTACGCTGCACTTGGGACATTCCGCCACCCGCTGGCACCCAGGCCAAGTGGGTGAGGCTCAATGTGGGGGGCACCGTCTTCCTCACCACCAGGCAGACCCTGTGTCGGGAGCAGAAATCTTTCCTGTGTCGTTTGTGCCAGGGCGAGGAGCTGCAGTCGGACCGG GATGAAACTGGTGCATACCTAATAGATCGGGACCCCACTTACTTTGGACCGATTCTGAATTTCCTCCGTCATGGGAAACTGGTCCTGGATAAAGATATGGCTGAAGAGG GGATCCTTGAAGAAGCTGAGTTCTATAACATTGGTCCTTTGATCCGAATAATCAAGGATCGAATGGAGGAGAAGGACTACACAGTAACACAG GTGCCTCCTAAGCATGTCTACCGTGTGCTGCAGTGCCAGGAAGAGGAGCTCACTCAGATGGTTTCCACTATGTCAGATGGATGGCGCTTTGAGCAG CTTGTGAACATTGGCTCATCCTATAATTATGGGAATGAGGATCAGACAGAATTCCTGTGTGTGGTCTCCAAGGAGTTGTACAACTCCCCCAATGGCCTGAGCTCTGAGCCCAGCCACAAAGCCAAG acTGTCCATCTATTCGGGATTGTGCTAAACTCTCTTCCTGCGgaccctccctcctgctcccttccGTGTCCATCCCAGCACTGTCATCTACCTCCCACATTGCCCCACTCGCCAGCCTCCAGCAtccttccctctgctctctTTGTCCCTCAGGGCTCAGAGTGGTCTCTGCCCAGGGCCCTGTTTCTCTCTGCTCCTCActtttcctcctctgcag CTGTTACAAGCCAGAGATCTGAGGATGTGATCTGA
- the KCTD17 gene encoding BTB/POZ domain-containing protein KCTD17 isoform X5 produces the protein MRMEGREEMQDAVGLRCTWDIPPPAGTQAKWVRLNVGGTVFLTTRQTLCREQKSFLCRLCQGEELQSDRDETGAYLIDRDPTYFGPILNFLRHGKLVLDKDMAEEGILEEAEFYNIGPLIRIIKDRMEEKDYTVTQVPPKHVYRVLQCQEEELTQMVSTMSDGWRFEQLVNIGSSYNYGNEDQTEFLCVVSKELYNSPNGLSSEPSHKAKNTEEDLEEEEQEVEEEAEAEAEAEEKAVTSQRSEDVI, from the exons atgaggatggagggcagggaggagatGCAGGACGCTGTGGGGCTACGCTGCACTTGGGACATTCCGCCACCCGCTGGCACCCAGGCCAAGTGGGTGAGGCTCAATGTGGGGGGCACCGTCTTCCTCACCACCAGGCAGACCCTGTGTCGGGAGCAGAAATCTTTCCTGTGTCGTTTGTGCCAGGGCGAGGAGCTGCAGTCGGACCGG GATGAAACTGGTGCATACCTAATAGATCGGGACCCCACTTACTTTGGACCGATTCTGAATTTCCTCCGTCATGGGAAACTGGTCCTGGATAAAGATATGGCTGAAGAGG GGATCCTTGAAGAAGCTGAGTTCTATAACATTGGTCCTTTGATCCGAATAATCAAGGATCGAATGGAGGAGAAGGACTACACAGTAACACAG GTGCCTCCTAAGCATGTCTACCGTGTGCTGCAGTGCCAGGAAGAGGAGCTCACTCAGATGGTTTCCACTATGTCAGATGGATGGCGCTTTGAGCAG CTTGTGAACATTGGCTCATCCTATAATTATGGGAATGAGGATCAGACAGAATTCCTGTGTGTGGTCTCCAAGGAGTTGTACAACTCCCCCAATGGCCTGAGCTCTGAGCCCAGCCACAAAGCCAAG AACACAGAGGAGGAcctggaggaggaagagcaggaggtggaggaggaggcagaggcagaagcagaagcagaggagaaag CTGTTACAAGCCAGAGATCTGAGGATGTGATCTGA
- the KCTD17 gene encoding BTB/POZ domain-containing protein KCTD17 isoform X8 has translation MRMEGREEMQDAVGLRCTWDIPPPAGTQAKWVRLNVGGTVFLTTRQTLCREQKSFLCRLCQGEELQSDRDETGAYLIDRDPTYFGPILNFLRHGKLVLDKDMAEEGILEEAEFYNIGPLIRIIKDRMEEKDYTVTQVPPKHVYRVLQCQEEELTQMVSTMSDGWRFEQLVNIGSSYNYGNEDQTEFLCVVSKELYNSPNGLSSEPSHKAKLLQARDLRM, from the exons atgaggatggagggcagggaggagatGCAGGACGCTGTGGGGCTACGCTGCACTTGGGACATTCCGCCACCCGCTGGCACCCAGGCCAAGTGGGTGAGGCTCAATGTGGGGGGCACCGTCTTCCTCACCACCAGGCAGACCCTGTGTCGGGAGCAGAAATCTTTCCTGTGTCGTTTGTGCCAGGGCGAGGAGCTGCAGTCGGACCGG GATGAAACTGGTGCATACCTAATAGATCGGGACCCCACTTACTTTGGACCGATTCTGAATTTCCTCCGTCATGGGAAACTGGTCCTGGATAAAGATATGGCTGAAGAGG GGATCCTTGAAGAAGCTGAGTTCTATAACATTGGTCCTTTGATCCGAATAATCAAGGATCGAATGGAGGAGAAGGACTACACAGTAACACAG GTGCCTCCTAAGCATGTCTACCGTGTGCTGCAGTGCCAGGAAGAGGAGCTCACTCAGATGGTTTCCACTATGTCAGATGGATGGCGCTTTGAGCAG CTTGTGAACATTGGCTCATCCTATAATTATGGGAATGAGGATCAGACAGAATTCCTGTGTGTGGTCTCCAAGGAGTTGTACAACTCCCCCAATGGCCTGAGCTCTGAGCCCAGCCACAAAGCCAAG CTGTTACAAGCCAGAGATCTGAGGATGTGA
- the MPST gene encoding 3-mercaptopyruvate sulfurtransferase isoform X3, whose translation MALGSERATVDPLSQVDSGSIQKLANLSQDSGAMSQQLLYRALVSAKWLSEAIKSQQAGLALRIVDASWYLPKMKRDPKREFEERHIPGAVFFDIDQCSDRTSPYDHMLPKANDFAEYVGKLGVGNDSHVVVYDGSDQGLFSAPRVWWMFRVFGHEAVSLLDGGLKNWQREGNALSSGKTQVAPSEFHASLDKSLVKTYEDVLDNLDSRSFQLVDARAAGRFRGVEPEPRDGIEPGHVPGSTSIPFTDFLTESGLEKTPEQIRTLFQEKKVDLLKPVVATCGSGVTACHVALGAYLCGKPDVAVYDGAWVEWYMRAQPENIISEGKGKTV comes from the exons GGCAGTATCCAGAAATTGGCTAATCTCAGCCAGGACTCCGGAGCGATGTCGCAACAACTCCTTTACCGAGCTCTGGTGTCTGCAAAATGGCTTTCAGAAGCCATCAAGTCCCAGCAAGCTGGCCTGGCCTTGAGAATCGTGGATGCATCCTGGTATTTGCCAAAGATGAAGCGTGATCCGAAGCGGGAGTTTGAGGAGCGCCACATCCCCGGTGCGGTTTTCTTCGACATTGACCAGTGCAGTGACCGAACCTCACCTTACGATCACATGCTGCCTAAGGCGAATGACTTTGCCGAGTATGTGGGGAAGCTGGGTGTGGGGAATGATTCCCATGTTGTGGTGTATGATGGCAGCGACCAAGGTCTCTTCTCAGCACCTCGGGTGTGGTGGATGTTCCGGGTCTTTGGACACGAAGCCGTCTCCCTTCTGGATGGTGGTCTGAAGAACTGGCAGCGAGAGGGGAATGCACTTAGCTCTGGGAAAACCCAGGTAGCTCCATCTGAGTTCCATGCCTCCTTGGACAAGTCCCTGGTGAAAACATATGAGGACGTCTTAGATAACTTGGATTCCCGTAGCTTCCAACTAGTGGATGCCCGTGCTGCAGGACGGTTCCGGGGAGTAGAGCCAGAGCCCCGAGACG GAATTGAGCCTGGTCATGTCCCTGGGTCGACGAGCATCCCCTTCACTGATTTCCTCACAGAGTCTGGCTTAGAGAAGACCCCTGAGCAGATCCGCACTCTGTTCCAGGAGAAGAAGGTGGACCTCTTAAAGCCAGTGGTAGCCACATGTGGCTCTGGGGTCACTGCCTGCCATGTGGCTCTGGGGGCCTACCTCTGTGGCAAGCCAGATGTTGCAGTGTACGACGGGGCCTGGGTGGAATGGTACATGAGGGCACAGcctgaaaatattatttctgagggaaaggggaaaacagTGTAA
- the KCTD17 gene encoding BTB/POZ domain-containing protein KCTD17 isoform X2 — protein MRMEGREEMQDAVGLRCTWDIPPPAGTQAKWVRLNVGGTVFLTTRQTLCREQKSFLCRLCQGEELQSDRDETGAYLIDRDPTYFGPILNFLRHGKLVLDKDMAEEGILEEAEFYNIGPLIRIIKDRMEEKDYTVTQVPPKHVYRVLQCQEEELTQMVSTMSDGWRFEQLVNIGSSYNYGNEDQTEFLCVVSKELYNSPNGLSSEPSHKAKNTEEDLEEEEQEVEEEAEAEAEAEEKDCPSIRDCAKLSSCGPSLLLPSVSIPALSSTSHIAPLASLQHPSLCSLCPSGLRVVSAQGPVSLCSSLFLLCSCYKPEI, from the exons atgaggatggagggcagggaggagatGCAGGACGCTGTGGGGCTACGCTGCACTTGGGACATTCCGCCACCCGCTGGCACCCAGGCCAAGTGGGTGAGGCTCAATGTGGGGGGCACCGTCTTCCTCACCACCAGGCAGACCCTGTGTCGGGAGCAGAAATCTTTCCTGTGTCGTTTGTGCCAGGGCGAGGAGCTGCAGTCGGACCGG GATGAAACTGGTGCATACCTAATAGATCGGGACCCCACTTACTTTGGACCGATTCTGAATTTCCTCCGTCATGGGAAACTGGTCCTGGATAAAGATATGGCTGAAGAGG GGATCCTTGAAGAAGCTGAGTTCTATAACATTGGTCCTTTGATCCGAATAATCAAGGATCGAATGGAGGAGAAGGACTACACAGTAACACAG GTGCCTCCTAAGCATGTCTACCGTGTGCTGCAGTGCCAGGAAGAGGAGCTCACTCAGATGGTTTCCACTATGTCAGATGGATGGCGCTTTGAGCAG CTTGTGAACATTGGCTCATCCTATAATTATGGGAATGAGGATCAGACAGAATTCCTGTGTGTGGTCTCCAAGGAGTTGTACAACTCCCCCAATGGCCTGAGCTCTGAGCCCAGCCACAAAGCCAAG AACACAGAGGAGGAcctggaggaggaagagcaggaggtggaggaggaggcagaggcagaagcagaagcagaggagaaag acTGTCCATCTATTCGGGATTGTGCTAAACTCTCTTCCTGCGgaccctccctcctgctcccttccGTGTCCATCCCAGCACTGTCATCTACCTCCCACATTGCCCCACTCGCCAGCCTCCAGCAtccttccctctgctctctTTGTCCCTCAGGGCTCAGAGTGGTCTCTGCCCAGGGCCCTGTTTCTCTCTGCTCCTCActtttcctcctctgcag CTGTTACAAGCCAGAGATCTGA